The following are from one region of the Estrella lausannensis genome:
- the rlmD gene encoding 23S rRNA (uracil(1939)-C(5))-methyltransferase RlmD, with product MNKLKVLEIEIVELNKKGNGVGFVVSGTGSLSSVEVPFAVPQDVVRINVIKEKKRAKGIIDEILKPSPVRVPPRCKHFGDCGGCRFQNISYSEQLKFKQADILACFKSLLTGKEDIRPIIPCEVNWNYRNKMEFSFSEDSKGNKFLGLIRDSSKGKVVSIEECHLVSPWFQDVLNAVRQWWAESDIKAFHPFKATGSLRTLTLREGINTQDKMVILNVSGNPEYALSKSELESFSEAVKKTFKSNDQLSLKSIFLRIQQAAEGMETNFFEIHLFGADHIRETLKVAIDESARPMNFSFHVSPTAFFQPNSFQAGKLYESALQMAEITKDDVVYDLYCGTGTLGIIAAKKAKKVVGIEISPESILDAKTNAELNGVDNIHFLTGAVRNVLSQIMQDKTHPKPDVIVVDPPRPGLDPEAMRALIEVSPNKILYVSCNPHTQADNVKELLMHGYKIIAVQPIDQFPHTPHVENVVLLQKSS from the coding sequence ATGAACAAATTAAAAGTTTTAGAAATCGAGATTGTCGAACTGAATAAAAAAGGAAACGGTGTCGGTTTTGTTGTTTCAGGAACAGGCAGCCTCTCTTCAGTGGAAGTGCCTTTTGCGGTTCCTCAAGATGTTGTCCGTATCAACGTCATCAAGGAAAAGAAAAGGGCGAAAGGGATCATCGACGAAATTCTCAAACCCTCTCCCGTTCGAGTGCCGCCGCGCTGTAAGCATTTTGGGGATTGCGGGGGCTGCCGGTTTCAAAATATCTCCTACAGTGAGCAACTTAAGTTTAAACAAGCCGATATTTTGGCCTGTTTCAAGTCGCTCCTGACAGGAAAAGAAGACATCAGACCGATCATCCCGTGCGAAGTCAATTGGAACTACCGCAACAAAATGGAGTTTTCCTTCTCTGAAGATAGCAAGGGCAATAAGTTTCTTGGCCTGATCAGGGACTCCAGCAAAGGAAAGGTTGTATCAATCGAAGAGTGCCATCTCGTTTCTCCTTGGTTCCAGGATGTTTTGAATGCAGTCAGACAATGGTGGGCAGAATCGGATATCAAGGCGTTTCATCCATTCAAGGCTACCGGTTCCCTTAGGACGCTGACGCTGCGGGAGGGGATCAACACGCAAGATAAGATGGTGATTCTGAATGTCTCGGGCAATCCTGAATACGCCCTGAGCAAAAGCGAGCTCGAGAGCTTTTCCGAAGCGGTCAAAAAGACATTCAAATCCAATGATCAACTCAGTTTAAAGAGTATCTTCTTAAGAATCCAGCAGGCTGCTGAAGGAATGGAGACCAATTTCTTTGAGATCCATCTTTTCGGAGCGGACCACATCAGAGAGACCCTGAAAGTTGCCATCGATGAATCTGCGCGGCCCATGAACTTTTCTTTCCATGTGAGCCCCACTGCTTTTTTCCAGCCCAACTCCTTCCAGGCAGGAAAGCTGTATGAATCCGCTCTGCAAATGGCAGAGATCACAAAAGATGATGTGGTCTACGACCTCTATTGCGGGACAGGAACCCTGGGAATCATCGCCGCTAAGAAAGCCAAAAAGGTTGTAGGGATTGAGATTTCACCCGAGTCCATACTCGATGCTAAAACGAATGCCGAGCTGAATGGAGTGGACAATATACACTTCCTGACGGGGGCGGTGCGTAACGTGCTGTCGCAGATCATGCAAGATAAAACACACCCCAAACCGGATGTCATCGTTGTCGATCCTCCGCGGCCGGGACTCGATCCTGAAGCGATGCGTGCCTTGATTGAAGTGTCGCCCAACAAGATCCTGTACGTATCATGCAACCCGCACACCCAGGCAGACAACGTCAAAGAACTCTTGATGCATGGCTACAAGATAATTGCTGTCCAGCCGATAGATCAGTTTCCCCACACTCCCCACGTGGAAAATGTCGTTCTCCTGCAAAAATCTTCCTAA
- the tgt gene encoding tRNA guanosine(34) transglycosylase Tgt translates to MKLKFNIHKKDGKSRARAGEIETAHGTIQTPVFMPVGTKASVKTVTNTQLEEMACRIILGNTYHLMLRPGMDIIRKAGGLHAFMGWNQSILTDSGGFQVFSLSSLRKITDEGVYFQSHIDGSRHFLGPKESMEVQKALNSDIVMCFDECVSYPSELKEVEKAMERTHLWASICRDYPLGADQNLFGIVQGGVDPSLRAASAQFLRTLDFEGYAIGGLSVGEPGEIMYRVIDAVEPHLPEEKPRYLMGVGTPRNLIEAVMRGVDMFDCVMPTRNARNGTAFTWQGKVTIKAARYSEDFTPLDPETKSEASRHTKAYIRHLLNVDEVTGLTLVTLQNLAFYLDFMKKIRHAILEGTLDELYAKVKAIYPESGD, encoded by the coding sequence ATGAAGTTAAAGTTTAACATCCATAAAAAAGATGGCAAGTCGCGGGCGCGGGCCGGAGAAATAGAGACGGCGCACGGCACTATTCAGACCCCTGTCTTTATGCCGGTTGGGACAAAGGCTTCGGTAAAGACTGTCACCAATACCCAGCTTGAGGAGATGGCGTGCCGGATCATCTTGGGCAACACGTATCACCTGATGCTAAGACCGGGCATGGATATCATCAGAAAAGCGGGCGGACTTCATGCTTTCATGGGTTGGAATCAATCTATCCTGACAGATTCCGGCGGTTTTCAGGTTTTCTCCCTCTCCTCGCTTAGGAAAATCACTGATGAAGGAGTTTATTTTCAGTCGCATATAGATGGATCCCGTCATTTTCTGGGCCCTAAGGAGTCCATGGAGGTGCAGAAAGCGCTCAATTCCGACATCGTGATGTGCTTCGATGAGTGTGTTTCCTATCCTTCGGAACTGAAGGAAGTGGAGAAGGCTATGGAGAGAACGCACCTCTGGGCCTCTATCTGCAGGGATTATCCGCTAGGAGCAGACCAGAATCTTTTCGGTATCGTCCAGGGGGGCGTCGATCCTTCACTAAGAGCCGCTTCAGCACAATTTTTGCGCACTCTTGACTTCGAAGGCTATGCGATCGGAGGGCTTTCCGTGGGAGAACCCGGGGAGATCATGTACCGTGTCATCGATGCAGTAGAACCCCATCTGCCTGAAGAAAAACCTCGCTATCTGATGGGGGTCGGCACCCCGCGCAATTTGATCGAGGCTGTGATGCGTGGCGTTGATATGTTCGATTGCGTCATGCCGACAAGAAATGCGCGCAACGGCACTGCTTTCACCTGGCAGGGTAAAGTGACGATCAAAGCGGCGCGATACAGCGAAGATTTCACACCTTTGGATCCTGAAACAAAATCCGAAGCCTCAAGGCACACCAAAGCATATATCAGGCACCTTCTCAACGTGGACGAGGTCACCGGTCTTACGCTGGTGACACTGCAGAACCTTGCGTTTTACCTTGATTTCATGAAAAAGATAAGGCATGCTATCCTGGAAGGAACCCTGGACGAACTCTATGCCAAAGTAAAGGCGATCTATCCGGAATCGGGGGATTAA
- the yajC gene encoding preprotein translocase subunit YajC, with protein MKPLAAALAVLLFQAQAVFAEGELGPGSPTQSMMQTFVMVGVAALFFYVILWRPEQKRRKAMEEQRKSLKKGDRVTAMGIVGIVAKIDEHTLTLRNPDGSKIEVLKAAITDVQPMGGSSEEEKKEGN; from the coding sequence ATGAAACCATTAGCCGCAGCCCTTGCAGTCTTGTTATTTCAGGCACAAGCCGTTTTTGCCGAAGGGGAATTAGGTCCCGGAAGTCCAACGCAGAGCATGATGCAAACATTTGTCATGGTGGGCGTTGCCGCACTGTTTTTCTATGTCATTCTCTGGAGACCTGAGCAGAAAAGACGCAAAGCCATGGAAGAGCAAAGAAAGAGCCTTAAGAAGGGCGACAGGGTCACAGCCATGGGCATCGTGGGTATTGTTGCTAAAATCGATGAACATACGCTCACTTTGAGAAACCCCGACGGCAGCAAGATCGAAGTGCTGAAAGCCGCGATTACCGATGTGCAGCCGATGGGCGGATCTTCCGAAGAAGAGAAGAAAGAAGGCAACTAA